From a single Miscanthus floridulus cultivar M001 chromosome 8, ASM1932011v1, whole genome shotgun sequence genomic region:
- the LOC136473735 gene encoding brassinosteroid-responsive RING protein 1-like has translation MGFPLVCYCLPIPKPVIAFCKLLSAITDAVLLMLAVVGLCRFPHDAAARASAEAHRHQPEEVKSRLPAVEYAQLLAEQQQPSSSSGAHAACQQCRDHGGGEDDAPACIVCLETLEATDEVRRLGNCAHAFHRTCIDRWIDLGRATCPLCRSDLLPRPRGRAGLLGLGRLATRLTRVW, from the coding sequence ATGGGGTTCCCGCTGGTGTGCTACTGCCTCCCCATCCCGAAGCCGGTGATCGCCTTCTGCAAGCTGCTCAGCGCCATCACGGACGCCGTCCTGCTGATGCTCGCCGTCGTGGGGCTGTGCCGCTTCCCGCACGACGCCGCCGCGCGCGCCTCGGCGGAGGCCCACCGCCACCAGCCCGAGGAGGTGAAGAGCCGGCTCCCCGCCGTGGAGTACGCCCAGCTCCtggccgagcagcagcagccgtcgtcgtcgtccggcGCCCACGCGGCGTGCCAGCAGTGCCGCGACCACGGAGGCGGCGAGGACGACGCGCCGGCTTGCATCGTGTGCCTGGAGACGCTGGAGGCGACGGACGAGGTGCGGCGGCTGGGCAACTGCGCGCACGCCTTCCACCGGACCTGCATCGACCGCTGGATCGACCTCGGCCGGGCGACGTGCCCGCTGTGCCGGTCCGACCTCCTGCCGCGCCCGCGGGGCCGGGCCGGGCTGCTCGGGCTGGGCCGCCTCGCCACCCGTCTCACGCGCGTTTGGTGA